A single genomic interval of Streptomyces sp. NBC_00663 harbors:
- a CDS encoding amidohydrolase family protein: MSLTTDRSGAATPYAPPQTGAVVVYRGATLFDGTGSPPRPGTSIVVDGSVIRAVVDDTDAAACVEGAEVVDLAGRFVTPGLVDSHQHLATPPDRPAAEAVLRRLVHSGVTAVRDMADDLRQIGDLARAARVGEIPAPDIHYAALMAGPGFFEDPRTHQVTQGAVPGEVPWMQAVTAASDLPLAVAMARGTSAAAIKVYADLEAPLVAAITAEAHRQGIPVWAHAAVFPATPGEVVAAGVDSVSHVTLLAHEAATAPLTSYKDKPPVDHASLVTGEDERLEKLFARMREQDVVLDATAGLYASREFAGDDAKAAEQAARNTELAIALTAQAHRAGVDLATGTDYETPPEEPFPALYEELAFLVRRCGIPAADVLRSATFVGARSAGVGHLTGSVEPGKLADLAVFARDPLADIDHLRTITLTVKRGHRFPRAAYTDDRTRENR; the protein is encoded by the coding sequence GTGAGCTTGACGACCGACAGGTCCGGGGCGGCGACGCCGTACGCACCGCCGCAGACGGGAGCGGTCGTCGTCTACCGGGGAGCCACCCTGTTCGACGGCACCGGCAGCCCGCCCCGCCCGGGAACGTCGATCGTGGTCGACGGCAGCGTGATCCGGGCCGTCGTGGACGACACCGACGCCGCCGCCTGTGTCGAGGGCGCCGAAGTCGTCGACCTCGCGGGCCGGTTCGTCACCCCGGGGCTCGTCGACTCGCACCAGCACCTCGCCACGCCGCCCGACCGTCCGGCCGCCGAAGCGGTCCTGCGCCGTCTCGTGCACAGCGGGGTCACCGCCGTACGGGACATGGCCGACGACCTGCGTCAGATCGGCGACCTCGCACGGGCCGCACGGGTCGGGGAGATCCCCGCTCCCGACATCCACTACGCGGCGCTCATGGCGGGCCCCGGCTTCTTCGAGGATCCCCGCACCCACCAGGTCACCCAGGGCGCGGTGCCCGGCGAGGTCCCCTGGATGCAGGCCGTCACCGCCGCGAGCGACCTGCCGCTGGCGGTGGCCATGGCCCGCGGTACGTCCGCGGCCGCCATCAAGGTGTACGCCGACCTGGAGGCGCCCCTCGTCGCCGCGATCACCGCGGAGGCGCACCGGCAGGGCATCCCGGTCTGGGCGCATGCCGCGGTGTTCCCCGCCACCCCCGGGGAGGTCGTCGCGGCCGGCGTGGACAGCGTCTCGCATGTGACGCTGCTCGCCCACGAGGCGGCGACGGCGCCGCTCACCTCGTACAAGGACAAGCCGCCCGTCGACCACGCGAGCCTGGTCACCGGCGAGGACGAGCGGCTCGAGAAGCTCTTCGCCCGGATGCGGGAGCAGGACGTCGTCCTGGACGCGACCGCCGGGCTGTACGCCTCCCGCGAGTTCGCGGGCGACGACGCGAAGGCGGCCGAACAGGCGGCCCGCAACACCGAGTTGGCGATCGCCCTGACGGCACAGGCCCACCGTGCCGGCGTGGACCTGGCCACCGGAACCGACTACGAGACGCCGCCGGAGGAGCCTTTCCCGGCGCTGTACGAGGAACTCGCCTTCCTGGTACGGCGGTGCGGCATCCCGGCAGCCGACGTGCTGCGCTCGGCGACCTTCGTGGGCGCCCGCAGCGCCGGCGTCGGGCATCTCACCGGCAGCGTCGAACCGGGCAAGCTGGCCGACCTCGCGGTCTTCGCGCGCGACCCGCTGGCCGACATCGACCACCTGCGCACCATCACCCTGACCGTCAAGCGGGGGCACCGCTTCCCGCGTGCCGCCTACACCGACGACCGCACCCGGGAGAACCGTTGA
- a CDS encoding IclR family transcriptional regulator — MAQAPRTAVDKALDLIEAVGRAPRPPRLTDLADEVGLHRATAYRILVDLVRRGWVLRADDRYLPGTAVLLLSARAAHNSLTSLARPVLDKLAAHTGLMVNLQVLESDGSRVVDVVRPERLAMISTLLGDRLPAHRFAGPLALVAALAPKARGPYVDAARAQGHPVDGDTGLLADIARAEAAGFAVEHGRNDQFVASVSRAVVPAPGAPVCALTVVGPAADFDEEHLRGVRAALASAVDTLGGLLARAGAEADS, encoded by the coding sequence ATGGCACAGGCGCCGCGTACGGCCGTGGACAAAGCGCTGGACCTGATCGAGGCGGTCGGCCGGGCGCCCCGGCCGCCCCGGCTCACCGACCTCGCCGACGAGGTCGGGCTGCATCGGGCCACCGCCTACCGGATCCTGGTGGATCTGGTGCGCCGCGGCTGGGTGCTGCGCGCCGACGACCGCTATCTGCCCGGCACTGCCGTGCTGCTCCTGTCGGCCCGGGCCGCCCACAACTCGCTGACCTCGCTGGCCCGTCCGGTCCTGGACAAGCTCGCCGCGCACACCGGCCTGATGGTCAACCTCCAGGTGCTGGAGAGCGACGGCTCGCGGGTGGTGGACGTGGTCCGGCCGGAACGCCTGGCGATGATCAGCACCCTGCTCGGCGACCGGCTGCCCGCCCACCGCTTCGCCGGCCCGCTCGCCCTGGTCGCCGCGCTCGCACCCAAGGCGCGCGGCCCCTACGTGGACGCCGCCCGGGCGCAAGGGCATCCCGTCGACGGTGACACCGGTCTGCTCGCCGACATCGCGCGGGCCGAGGCCGCCGGATTCGCCGTCGAGCACGGGCGCAACGACCAGTTCGTCGCGTCCGTCAGCAGAGCCGTCGTACCGGCCCCCGGAGCGCCCGTCTGCGCGCTCACCGTCGTCGGACCCGCGGCTGATTTCGACGAAGAGCATCTGCGAGGAGTGCGTGCGGCACTCGCCTCGGCGGTCGACACCCTGGGCGGGCTGCTCGCCCGGGCGGGCGCGGAGGCCGACTCATGA
- a CDS encoding ornithine cyclodeaminase family protein: MTGVLVLDGAATLAALDPHRLMAAVADALVAVARDRASAPARTAAFTPYGLLGAMPGYVPGQGLAAKLVTVFADPGHPGRSTHRGIVALFDAEDGRPLAVLDAEPITAWRTAASATHSAQVLARPGPVVVVGTGVQARAQVGLLAALRPDEPVTVAGRDGEAARATAALHPAGRAADGIEDAVRQAATVYCCTGTTRPVVRREWLAPGTHVSSVGASQGHELDAATVRDAALFAEWPGAAGTPPPSGAHELQALPADRTVTLLGAVLDGSAPGRRAPDQLTVFKSTGHAALDVAAAYVVHSAVTGRGTG; this comes from the coding sequence ATGACGGGAGTTCTGGTTCTCGACGGGGCCGCCACGCTCGCGGCCCTCGATCCGCACCGCCTGATGGCGGCCGTGGCGGACGCGCTCGTCGCCGTGGCGCGGGACCGGGCGTCCGCGCCGGCGCGCACGGCGGCCTTCACGCCGTACGGGCTGCTGGGCGCCATGCCCGGATACGTTCCCGGACAGGGCCTCGCCGCGAAACTGGTGACGGTCTTCGCCGATCCCGGGCACCCCGGCCGCAGCACCCACCGCGGCATCGTCGCCCTCTTCGACGCCGAGGACGGCCGGCCCCTGGCGGTGCTGGACGCCGAGCCCATCACGGCCTGGCGCACCGCCGCGTCCGCCACTCACAGCGCCCAGGTTCTGGCCCGCCCCGGCCCCGTCGTGGTCGTCGGCACCGGAGTCCAGGCGCGCGCCCAGGTCGGCCTGCTGGCCGCGCTCCGGCCTGACGAACCCGTCACCGTGGCGGGCCGCGATGGCGAGGCCGCTCGCGCGACGGCCGCACTGCACCCCGCCGGCCGCGCGGCCGACGGCATCGAGGACGCCGTACGGCAGGCGGCGACCGTGTACTGCTGCACCGGCACCACCCGCCCCGTCGTCCGGCGCGAGTGGCTGGCACCGGGCACCCATGTGAGCTCGGTCGGCGCCTCCCAGGGACACGAACTCGACGCCGCCACCGTCCGGGACGCGGCGCTCTTCGCCGAGTGGCCGGGAGCGGCCGGCACCCCGCCGCCCTCCGGCGCCCACGAGCTCCAGGCCCTGCCGGCGGACCGCACCGTCACCCTCCTGGGCGCCGTCCTCGACGGCTCGGCCCCCGGCCGGCGGGCGCCCGACCAGCTCACCGTCTTCAAGTCCACCGGGCACGCGGCCCTGGACGTGGCGGCCGCGTACGTCGTGCACAGCGCGGTGACGGGCCGGGGCACCGGGTAG
- a CDS encoding lipase family protein: MPAPVRLAAVAVTAAACLGASTVPALAADGGAVVSRGVTIPTFYDPPATLPDANGALVRSEPLPLALSLPGVDGPLPGTATRLMYRSTDSNGLPMAVTGAYIEPSAAWRGSGPRPLVALAPGTMGQGDQCAASLGLEHPLQLNGETVSVGYEDLAIYRLLARGIAVVVTDYAGLGATDRLHTYVNRVDEAHAVLDAVRAARALPGTSLTTASRVALFGYSQGGGATAAAAEVRSAYAPDVVLAGTYAGAPPADLTEVTKAIDGSDLAGALGWSVNGFLQSDPTLRPIADAHLNAAGRAALDDLSTMCVGDALFAYNSAHSTAWTTDGRTISDVIAAEPALQAFLDEQRIGTARPSGPVRLATGTSDNLVPHAQARRLGVDWCRLGGNVTYKPVILPDVGRSLINHFAPLLTDQGDAISWLTDRLDGKPVTSACGLLPLQP; the protein is encoded by the coding sequence ATGCCCGCACCCGTACGCCTCGCCGCCGTGGCCGTCACGGCCGCCGCCTGCCTCGGCGCCTCGACCGTCCCGGCCCTGGCCGCCGACGGCGGGGCCGTGGTCTCCCGCGGCGTCACCATCCCCACCTTCTACGACCCGCCCGCGACACTGCCCGACGCCAACGGCGCACTCGTGCGCAGCGAACCGCTGCCGCTCGCGCTGAGCCTGCCCGGCGTCGACGGCCCGCTGCCCGGCACGGCCACCCGGCTGATGTACCGGTCCACGGACTCCAACGGCCTGCCCATGGCGGTGACGGGCGCCTACATCGAGCCTTCCGCGGCCTGGCGGGGCAGCGGCCCCCGGCCACTGGTCGCGCTGGCTCCCGGGACCATGGGACAGGGCGACCAGTGCGCCGCCTCCCTCGGCCTCGAACACCCCCTCCAGCTCAACGGGGAGACCGTTTCCGTCGGTTACGAGGACCTGGCGATCTACCGTCTGCTCGCCAGAGGCATCGCCGTCGTGGTCACCGACTACGCCGGGCTCGGCGCCACCGACCGGCTGCACACGTACGTCAACCGGGTGGACGAGGCCCATGCCGTCCTCGACGCCGTCCGGGCCGCCCGCGCGCTGCCCGGCACCTCGCTCACCACCGCCTCACGCGTGGCCCTGTTCGGCTACAGCCAGGGCGGCGGCGCCACCGCGGCGGCCGCCGAAGTCCGGTCCGCCTACGCCCCTGACGTGGTCCTCGCCGGGACCTATGCGGGCGCGCCGCCCGCCGACCTGACCGAGGTCACCAAGGCCATCGACGGCAGCGACCTCGCCGGCGCACTGGGCTGGTCCGTCAACGGGTTCCTCCAGTCCGACCCGACGCTGCGGCCGATCGCCGACGCCCACCTCAACGCGGCCGGCCGCGCGGCACTCGACGACCTGTCCACCATGTGCGTGGGGGACGCGCTGTTCGCGTACAACTCGGCGCACAGCACCGCCTGGACGACCGACGGCAGGACCATCAGCGACGTCATCGCCGCCGAGCCCGCCCTCCAGGCCTTCCTCGACGAACAGCGCATCGGCACGGCCCGCCCGAGCGGGCCGGTCCGGCTGGCGACGGGCACGAGCGACAATCTGGTGCCGCACGCGCAGGCGCGCCGACTCGGCGTCGACTGGTGCCGTCTGGGCGGGAACGTGACCTACAAGCCCGTGATCCTGCCGGACGTGGGCCGCTCCCTCATCAACCACTTCGCTCCCCTGCTCACCGACCAGGGCGACGCGATCTCCTGGCTGACCGACCGCCTCGACGGCAAGCCGGTGACATCGGCCTGTGGTCTGCTGCCGTTGCAGCCCTGA
- a CDS encoding esterase/lipase family protein produces the protein MSRRSARRLTGAVAAVTAVLALFSSATSAGAADAADRTSGTATATATGASSTTRSADATGTLSTSTPVVFVHGYTGSASNWVTAMSVFRLNGWSSSNLFAYEYNSYGNNITNAQGLATFVNNVKSQTGASKVALVNHSMGGLVSQYYLKVLGGNTSVSHLASIAGANHGTTYASACLVYTTCQQMYPGSSFIGQITSGDETPGSTKYATWYSPCDGVIIPYTSTRLDGATNNPVACQTHIGFLTDTSVLGDIADFVAS, from the coding sequence ATGAGCCGTCGTTCAGCACGTCGACTTACCGGCGCCGTAGCGGCCGTGACCGCCGTGCTCGCCCTGTTCTCCTCGGCGACCTCGGCCGGCGCGGCCGACGCGGCCGACCGCACGAGCGGCACCGCCACCGCCACCGCCACCGGCGCCTCCAGCACCACCAGGTCGGCCGACGCCACCGGGACCCTGTCGACCAGCACACCGGTCGTCTTCGTGCACGGGTACACGGGCAGCGCGTCCAACTGGGTCACCGCCATGAGCGTCTTCCGGCTCAACGGCTGGTCCAGCTCGAACCTGTTCGCCTACGAGTACAACTCCTACGGCAACAACATCACCAACGCCCAGGGCCTGGCGACCTTCGTCAACAACGTCAAGTCGCAGACCGGCGCGAGCAAGGTCGCCCTCGTCAACCACTCCATGGGCGGCCTCGTCAGCCAGTACTACCTGAAGGTCCTCGGCGGCAACACCAGCGTCAGCCACCTCGCCTCGATCGCCGGCGCCAACCACGGGACCACGTACGCCAGCGCCTGTCTCGTCTACACGACCTGCCAGCAGATGTACCCGGGTTCCTCGTTCATCGGCCAGATCACCTCGGGCGACGAGACGCCGGGGAGCACGAAGTACGCCACCTGGTACTCGCCGTGCGACGGCGTCATCATCCCGTACACCAGCACCCGCCTGGACGGCGCCACCAACAACCCCGTGGCCTGTCAGACCCACATCGGCTTCCTCACCGACACCTCCGTGCTCGGTGACATCGCCGACTTCGTCGCCTCCTGA
- the mscL gene encoding large conductance mechanosensitive channel protein MscL — MFKGFRSFLLRGNVVDLAVGIVIGAAFTAVVTGFVTAFLTPLIGVATGAVGDFSKQEFTVAGTSFPYGAFLNALISFVLVAAVIYFAVVLPVGRLQERFNPVKDVPVTKVDCPDCLSTVPAAAVRCAYCTADLAGRPGFPTQAKASVG; from the coding sequence GTGTTCAAGGGCTTTCGCTCGTTCCTGCTGCGCGGCAACGTGGTCGACCTGGCGGTCGGCATCGTCATCGGTGCCGCGTTCACCGCTGTCGTCACCGGTTTCGTCACCGCGTTCCTCACGCCGCTGATCGGAGTGGCGACCGGCGCGGTCGGTGACTTCAGCAAGCAGGAATTCACCGTCGCGGGAACCTCATTCCCCTACGGTGCCTTCCTGAACGCCCTGATCAGTTTTGTCCTGGTCGCCGCCGTGATCTATTTCGCCGTCGTGCTCCCCGTGGGCCGGCTCCAGGAGCGTTTCAATCCGGTCAAGGACGTGCCGGTCACCAAGGTCGACTGCCCGGACTGCCTGAGCACCGTGCCCGCGGCGGCCGTCAGGTGTGCCTACTGCACCGCCGACCTCGCCGGCCGCCCCGGCTTCCCCACGCAGGCGAAGGCGTCCGTCGGCTGA
- a CDS encoding ATP-binding protein, with product MRTSVVGRTGPTNSSDADGGPLVGRDRDLARLRELMAGHRLVSVTGLAGVGKSRLGRAGMGTGPWQRVVCVRWKGQGTAVPGGLGRRVLAELAGEAPVSRSADVFDVAADLPPLTTLLVLDDVDPVHLECVGLVQRLLMALPTLRVLVTCRRPLGVGEERVFRLAPLDCGAPRDTERPSSAAELFVDRARAVMEDFRPGQADLEVVEQVCSVLEGVPLAIELAAQQLSVSSLADLPELVLGNQCRLTGSGRTVPRHRSLRAAVRADYVLCEEKERAVWRRASVLLGPFTEEAAAFVCAGGGVAPDQVPFCVARLLSSGVLERLDEPGAGVRMPRYRMRRAARDFGFELLTEANEFPVAAERRLIHCRRTAAVAENLWSTGCQRQAVELAQERYADLQAAISHALAQREHVEWAVESMVSLWFWWMVYGRAEEGRQALLDLLSLPPADSSARREGWWLAAWMCAESDPERAGRLLARAWRAAVLAGDDATIGRIAYVHGVLALRHHDPDEAAAHFQQAADTIPPDAPGGPSPAVSLAALAVAQIRSAPDDARHSARRALTHPSVRTDAWATMLARHAQALLDHHNGYPGRAARRARRALEALDSTLPVPDGTTALRELIRDAGEQSGRPRRGSLLPLPRGQASPPKRTDRP from the coding sequence GTGCGGACATCTGTCGTCGGCCGGACCGGCCCGACCAACTCCAGCGATGCGGACGGCGGCCCGTTGGTCGGCCGGGACAGGGATCTCGCGCGGCTGCGGGAGCTCATGGCCGGGCACCGGCTGGTCAGCGTGACCGGCTTGGCAGGTGTGGGCAAGAGCCGGCTGGGCCGAGCGGGCATGGGCACCGGTCCGTGGCAGCGCGTGGTCTGCGTGCGCTGGAAGGGACAGGGGACGGCCGTGCCCGGAGGCCTGGGCCGCCGCGTCCTCGCGGAACTGGCGGGCGAGGCGCCGGTGTCACGGTCGGCCGACGTCTTCGACGTGGCCGCCGATCTGCCGCCTCTGACGACCCTGTTGGTCCTGGACGATGTCGACCCGGTGCACCTGGAGTGCGTGGGTCTGGTGCAGCGTCTGCTGATGGCCCTGCCGACGCTGCGTGTTCTGGTGACGTGCCGCCGCCCGCTGGGCGTGGGGGAGGAACGGGTCTTCCGCCTGGCGCCGTTGGACTGCGGTGCCCCCCGCGATACCGAACGCCCTTCCTCCGCGGCGGAGTTGTTCGTGGACCGAGCGCGCGCGGTGATGGAGGACTTCCGCCCCGGACAGGCGGACCTGGAGGTCGTCGAGCAGGTGTGCTCGGTTCTGGAGGGAGTGCCGCTCGCCATCGAACTGGCCGCACAGCAGTTGAGCGTCAGCTCACTGGCCGATCTGCCCGAACTGGTGCTGGGCAACCAGTGCCGGCTGACCGGAAGCGGTCGGACGGTGCCACGCCACCGTTCGCTGAGAGCGGCCGTGCGGGCCGACTATGTGCTGTGCGAGGAGAAGGAGCGTGCCGTCTGGCGGCGCGCCAGCGTCCTGCTGGGCCCGTTCACCGAGGAGGCGGCCGCGTTCGTGTGCGCCGGTGGGGGCGTGGCCCCGGACCAGGTTCCCTTCTGCGTGGCCCGGTTGCTGTCCTCGGGCGTACTGGAGCGGCTGGACGAGCCCGGCGCCGGGGTACGGATGCCGCGCTACCGGATGCGGCGGGCGGCCCGCGACTTCGGCTTCGAACTGCTCACCGAGGCCAACGAGTTCCCGGTGGCGGCGGAGCGGCGCCTGATCCACTGCCGTCGGACGGCGGCCGTGGCCGAGAACCTCTGGAGCACGGGCTGCCAGCGGCAGGCCGTCGAACTCGCGCAGGAACGGTACGCCGACCTCCAGGCCGCGATCAGCCACGCGCTCGCCCAGCGGGAGCATGTGGAGTGGGCTGTGGAGTCGATGGTGAGCCTGTGGTTCTGGTGGATGGTGTACGGCCGTGCCGAGGAGGGCCGCCAGGCGTTGCTGGACCTGCTGTCCCTGCCTCCGGCCGACAGTTCCGCTCGCCGCGAGGGCTGGTGGCTGGCCGCGTGGATGTGCGCGGAGAGCGATCCGGAGCGCGCCGGCCGGCTGCTCGCGCGCGCCTGGCGGGCAGCCGTACTCGCCGGCGACGACGCCACCATCGGCCGCATCGCCTACGTCCACGGGGTGCTCGCCCTGCGGCACCACGACCCCGACGAGGCCGCCGCGCACTTTCAGCAGGCCGCGGACACCATCCCGCCCGACGCTCCGGGCGGTCCCTCACCCGCCGTCAGTCTGGCCGCCCTCGCCGTGGCCCAGATCCGCAGCGCGCCGGACGACGCCCGGCACAGCGCACGCCGTGCCCTGACCCATCCGAGCGTGCGCACCGACGCCTGGGCCACCATGCTCGCCCGCCATGCCCAGGCCCTCCTCGACCACCACAACGGCTACCCCGGGCGCGCGGCGCGACGGGCCCGCCGCGCGTTGGAGGCACTGGATTCCACACTGCCCGTCCCCGACGGAACCACGGCCCTGCGTGAGCTGATCAGAGACGCGGGGGAGCAGTCCGGCCGACCGCGTCGTGGCTCCCTTCTGCCGCTGCCCCGAGGGCAGGCGTCACCGCCGAAGCGGACGGACCGGCCGTAG
- a CDS encoding ATP-binding protein, translated as MGFLSSWRRPGHLPAELTSFVGRDDELAQLAQLFRRARLVTLVGPGGVGKTRLALRAAAQAAPTLADGIRLAELSGLRGPERLPEVVADALELPDRRGPSGFEAVVNYVAERELLLVLDTCEHMVDTCALLVGVLLAQAPGLRILTTSRQPLGIPAEHVVPVRPLGLAEEEAGEALQLFEQRAASAVPSLSFTAEERRLAATLCRRLDGIPLAIELAAVRLRALPLGVLAARLTESFTVLNAGRSPALPRHQNIAATIGWSHQLCSPDERLLWARLSVFGGDFDLPAVDAVCTDAQLPAGSVVDSLVGLVDKSVLLRQGDRYRFLDVIRDFGSRRLDETGETAALRRRLIAYFHARLREFEKRFFTSEQVPLHKALLAEHRNLTAALEYADADGTLLPLAAAMWPYRLCAGHPAEARYWMDRALDQQPEVSEDRVKTLVWAATFAVIQGDAEAAHRLAAVLQEQAAQLDDPRLQGLALMCHGMAWAVAGDSQEAVTQLRLSLDRLRKYGTDLDVALANLRLGIVHTLHNRPEAAIGAFEEVLRLVGEDSLESYVQGHTHGFLAVAHLQAGRPAAAEHAARRALALHDRRADVLGVALSLDFLVWAATDLGRHQRAALVLGGADALFQLLGRGRALENARLLRVHERALSDLDRAMGSQLLHQVRRTGASLPHEQIVDFALSDETAPPAREEAPAPGGLTRREREVAALVAGGMTNREIAEHLVISKRTADTHVEHILAKLGVSSRTQIAPLVPTTDLTRGPEDER; from the coding sequence GTGGGGTTCTTATCCTCCTGGCGTCGACCCGGCCATCTGCCGGCGGAGTTGACGAGCTTCGTCGGACGGGACGACGAACTGGCCCAACTGGCCCAGCTGTTCAGACGAGCACGACTGGTGACACTGGTCGGCCCCGGGGGCGTCGGCAAGACCCGGCTCGCCCTGCGTGCCGCGGCCCAGGCGGCGCCGACCCTCGCCGACGGGATTCGGCTGGCCGAGCTGTCCGGGCTGCGGGGGCCCGAACGACTCCCCGAGGTCGTCGCCGATGCCCTCGAACTGCCGGACCGGCGTGGCCCGTCCGGCTTCGAGGCGGTCGTGAACTACGTCGCCGAACGCGAACTGCTGCTCGTACTGGACACCTGCGAGCACATGGTCGACACCTGTGCGCTGCTGGTCGGCGTCCTGCTGGCGCAGGCTCCCGGGCTGAGAATCCTCACGACCAGCCGGCAGCCCCTCGGCATCCCCGCCGAGCACGTCGTGCCCGTGAGGCCGCTCGGCCTGGCGGAGGAAGAAGCCGGCGAGGCGCTGCAACTGTTCGAGCAGCGGGCGGCGTCCGCCGTTCCCAGCCTGTCCTTCACCGCGGAGGAGCGCAGGCTCGCCGCGACTCTCTGCCGCCGCCTGGACGGCATTCCGCTGGCGATCGAACTGGCCGCCGTACGACTGCGCGCACTGCCCCTCGGCGTGCTGGCCGCGCGTCTCACCGAGAGCTTCACCGTGCTGAACGCCGGCCGCTCACCGGCCTTGCCACGGCATCAGAACATAGCGGCGACGATCGGCTGGAGTCATCAGCTCTGCTCCCCCGACGAGCGGCTGCTGTGGGCCCGGTTGTCGGTTTTCGGCGGCGACTTCGATCTCCCGGCGGTGGACGCGGTCTGCACCGACGCCCAGCTGCCCGCGGGATCGGTCGTGGACTCACTGGTCGGACTGGTCGACAAGTCGGTGCTCCTCAGGCAAGGGGACCGCTACCGCTTCCTCGACGTCATCCGTGACTTCGGCAGCCGACGCCTCGACGAGACGGGCGAGACGGCCGCCCTGCGGCGCCGACTGATCGCCTACTTCCACGCGCGGCTGCGGGAGTTCGAGAAACGCTTCTTCACCTCCGAGCAAGTTCCCCTGCACAAGGCGCTGTTGGCCGAACACCGCAACCTCACCGCTGCCCTGGAGTACGCCGACGCGGACGGCACGCTGCTGCCGCTGGCCGCCGCCATGTGGCCGTACAGGCTGTGTGCCGGCCATCCGGCCGAGGCCCGGTACTGGATGGACCGCGCGCTCGACCAGCAGCCCGAAGTCTCCGAGGACCGCGTCAAGACCCTGGTGTGGGCCGCCACGTTCGCCGTGATCCAGGGCGACGCGGAAGCCGCTCACCGGCTCGCCGCCGTGCTTCAGGAGCAGGCCGCGCAACTCGACGACCCCAGGCTCCAGGGCCTGGCCCTGATGTGTCACGGCATGGCCTGGGCCGTCGCGGGCGATTCCCAGGAGGCAGTAACCCAACTGCGCCTGTCCCTGGACCGGCTCAGGAAGTACGGGACCGACCTGGACGTGGCGCTGGCGAACCTGCGGCTGGGCATCGTCCACACCCTCCACAACCGGCCGGAGGCGGCGATCGGTGCCTTCGAGGAAGTCCTCCGTCTCGTCGGGGAGGACAGCCTGGAGAGTTACGTCCAGGGTCACACCCACGGCTTCCTGGCCGTCGCCCATCTCCAGGCCGGCCGGCCCGCCGCCGCCGAACACGCCGCGCGCCGCGCCCTGGCGCTGCACGACCGCAGAGCGGACGTCCTCGGCGTCGCCCTCTCCCTCGACTTCCTCGTCTGGGCCGCGACCGACCTCGGCCGCCATCAGCGGGCCGCTCTCGTCCTCGGCGGCGCGGACGCACTCTTCCAACTCCTCGGCCGGGGACGGGCCTTGGAGAACGCGCGGCTGCTGCGCGTGCACGAGCGGGCCCTGTCGGATCTCGACCGGGCGATGGGCAGCCAGCTCCTGCACCAGGTACGCCGGACCGGCGCGTCCCTGCCGCACGAGCAGATCGTGGACTTCGCCCTGTCGGACGAGACCGCCCCGCCCGCCCGAGAGGAGGCCCCCGCGCCGGGCGGCCTGACCCGGCGTGAACGTGAGGTCGCCGCCCTGGTGGCCGGAGGGATGACGAACCGGGAGATCGCCGAACACCTCGTCATCTCGAAACGTACGGCCGACACCCATGTCGAGCACATCCTCGCGAAGCTGGGTGTCTCCTCCCGGACCCAGATCGCGCCGCTCGTCCCGACGACAGACCTCACGCGGGGACCGGAGGACGAGCGGTGA
- a CDS encoding sigma factor-like helix-turn-helix DNA-binding protein: MYGIPPGSVDVRVTTAHRSRRVILHALDVSGVSPAVGGRSEGEHASAVVAAVTAQAAFDALYVYAAPSLVQQTYLLTGRRRLAFESTEFAFHQAWEHWPEVACDADPVGWVRERAHEYALAPWHRLRWLVARPDPLPGDAVWQALLALPPRHRRTVVLCDGLGLSVGEAAAEMQASTPATRNRLAHARAALHDRLGDESSNAPQAWIRRRLDQAHAATLAQPWSVRAGSERRTRALTRTVALATAALVALIAFTLATTPGHYEPVERPSTADGRAEPDNRGAHEHECAREASSRSRHLTPAGCVEQTAGQ, encoded by the coding sequence ATGTACGGCATCCCGCCCGGTTCCGTGGACGTGCGCGTCACTACGGCGCACAGGTCGCGCCGGGTGATCCTGCACGCGCTGGACGTGTCCGGCGTGTCCCCCGCGGTGGGAGGGCGGTCCGAGGGCGAGCACGCCTCGGCCGTGGTTGCGGCGGTGACCGCGCAGGCCGCTTTCGACGCACTGTACGTATACGCCGCTCCGTCACTGGTGCAGCAGACGTACCTGCTGACCGGGCGCCGCCGACTGGCCTTCGAGTCCACCGAGTTCGCCTTCCACCAGGCCTGGGAGCACTGGCCGGAAGTGGCGTGCGACGCCGACCCGGTGGGGTGGGTTCGGGAGCGCGCGCACGAGTACGCGCTCGCCCCTTGGCACCGCTTGCGGTGGCTCGTCGCCCGCCCTGACCCGTTGCCCGGCGATGCCGTGTGGCAGGCACTGCTGGCGCTGCCGCCCCGGCATCGCCGCACCGTCGTGCTCTGCGACGGGCTGGGCCTGAGCGTCGGTGAGGCCGCCGCGGAGATGCAGGCCAGCACCCCGGCCACCCGGAACAGGCTGGCGCACGCCCGTGCCGCCCTGCACGACCGGCTCGGGGACGAGAGCTCGAACGCCCCTCAGGCGTGGATCCGGCGACGTCTTGACCAGGCGCACGCCGCGACACTGGCCCAGCCGTGGTCCGTACGCGCCGGCAGTGAGCGACGTACGCGCGCACTCACCCGCACCGTCGCCCTGGCGACCGCCGCCCTTGTCGCCTTGATCGCCTTCACTCTCGCCACCACCCCGGGGCACTACGAACCCGTCGAGCGCCCCAGCACCGCCGACGGCCGGGCGGAGCCCGACAACAGGGGCGCGCACGAGCACGAATGCGCCCGGGAAGCGTCGTCGCGCTCCCGTCACCTCACTCCCGCAGGGTGCGTCGAGCAGACGGCTGGGCAGTGA